One part of the Alphaproteobacteria bacterium genome encodes these proteins:
- a CDS encoding PLP-dependent aminotransferase family protein, which produces MMGFDYASLYRSGLPATRPRWTGFPKYNFIGGHNDADAIPVDDFVQSAASVLKREGHTLSTYGLSSGPQGYRPLREFLATSLHERTGMRQSADDILIVSGSLQALDLVNDVLLSPGDVVIVEEATYQGTLQRLSRLGVEYIGAPLDENGIRMDALANILSSLNTENRKPKYIYTIPTVQNPSGSVMPEANRLELLSLAHAHGVPIFEDDCYADLTFDGTRPRAIRALDTNGMVIYCGSFSKTIAPALRVGFITAEPDVIAHALAVKYDGGTGALEQMLIAEYCTEHFERHVGALQGVLSAKCETIMDALDSEFGTTASYAQPKGGIFIWVNLPDAVDTSELATGALEQGVAINPGADWSADPDSGRHRLRLCFGHPSHQDIREGVARLADICHQMTGLPERSGNISRTDS; this is translated from the coding sequence ATCATGGGATTTGACTACGCGTCGCTGTACCGATCCGGGCTGCCGGCAACGAGGCCCCGCTGGACCGGGTTCCCGAAGTACAACTTTATCGGCGGACATAATGACGCCGACGCGATCCCAGTTGACGATTTCGTACAGTCTGCAGCCAGCGTCCTGAAACGCGAAGGTCATACGCTGTCGACTTATGGTCTCTCCAGTGGCCCCCAGGGTTATCGACCGCTGCGCGAGTTTTTGGCCACTTCGCTGCACGAACGCACGGGCATGCGGCAATCGGCCGACGATATTCTTATCGTGTCCGGGTCATTGCAGGCGCTTGATCTGGTAAACGATGTACTTCTGTCGCCAGGCGATGTGGTGATCGTCGAAGAGGCTACCTACCAAGGGACGCTGCAACGCCTGAGCCGTCTTGGTGTCGAGTATATCGGCGCCCCACTCGATGAAAACGGGATTCGCATGGACGCGCTCGCCAACATCCTGAGCAGTCTGAATACAGAGAATCGCAAGCCGAAATACATCTATACAATCCCGACGGTGCAGAATCCTTCCGGCTCGGTCATGCCCGAGGCAAACCGCCTGGAGCTGCTATCTCTCGCACACGCTCATGGCGTCCCAATCTTCGAAGATGATTGCTACGCCGACCTGACGTTCGACGGCACACGGCCCCGTGCGATCCGGGCACTCGATACGAACGGCATGGTGATCTATTGCGGATCGTTCTCCAAGACCATTGCGCCGGCCTTGCGTGTCGGTTTCATCACTGCGGAACCCGACGTGATTGCCCACGCCCTGGCAGTCAAATATGACGGTGGCACCGGTGCGCTCGAACAGATGCTCATAGCCGAATATTGCACGGAACATTTTGAACGCCATGTCGGTGCCTTGCAGGGAGTCTTGAGCGCCAAGTGCGAGACCATCATGGACGCCCTGGACAGTGAGTTCGGCACGACCGCCAGTTACGCGCAGCCCAAGGGCGGAATATTCATCTGGGTGAACCTGCCCGACGCCGTCGACACCAGCGAACTGGCGACGGGTGCGCTCGAACAGGGCGTGGCGATCAATCCCGGTGCCGATTGGTCGGCGGACCCGGATAGCGGCCGCCATCGGCTGCGCCTGTGTTTCGGGCATCCGTCCCATCAGGATATACGCGAAGGCGTCGCGCGGCTGGCGGACATCTGTCATCAGATGACGGGATTGCCCGAACGCAGCGGCAATATTTCTCGAACAGATTCCTAG
- a CDS encoding alpha/beta fold hydrolase: MEVRHLDAVNADVIQVGDGPDLLLIHSLLAERTAFDRALPELAVGHRVTIPNLPGYGATPPLEHSNPDVRAFADYLAEIMDAAGLPEDTSVLGNGAGGFISVALGIHHGDRIGKLILADTGPGFPDAAKKPLHILAEMVEANGMDAVLDAAILRMFPQPFIEANPEVIAERKAALAAADPMAFATLASALAQVEMAEEIGGIANETMVMVGLDDATTPPAMSYALKRGIPGAILVEIPDCGHCPQIQARDIFVNAVLEFIDG, from the coding sequence ATGGAAGTGCGTCATCTGGACGCGGTGAATGCCGATGTCATTCAGGTCGGTGATGGCCCTGATCTCCTGCTGATCCACTCGCTGCTGGCCGAGCGCACGGCTTTCGACAGGGCGTTGCCGGAACTGGCGGTCGGACACCGGGTCACGATACCGAATTTGCCCGGCTACGGTGCAACGCCGCCGCTGGAACATTCGAATCCTGACGTGCGTGCGTTCGCCGACTACCTCGCTGAAATCATGGATGCGGCCGGTCTTCCGGAAGATACGTCCGTCCTCGGGAACGGGGCAGGGGGGTTCATCAGTGTGGCGCTGGGTATTCATCATGGCGACCGTATCGGCAAACTGATCCTCGCCGACACGGGGCCCGGTTTTCCCGATGCGGCGAAAAAACCACTGCACATACTGGCGGAAATGGTGGAAGCGAACGGTATGGACGCGGTCCTTGATGCGGCGATCCTGCGCATGTTCCCGCAGCCTTTCATCGAAGCCAATCCCGAGGTGATTGCCGAACGCAAGGCCGCGCTCGCGGCGGCAGATCCGATGGCGTTCGCGACGCTGGCAAGTGCGTTGGCACAAGTCGAAATGGCCGAAGAGATCGGCGGCATTGCGAACGAGACGATGGTGATGGTCGGATTGGATGACGCCACGACGCCGCCGGCCATGTCCTATGCGTTGAAACGGGGCATTCCCGGGGCAATATTGGTCGAGATTCCCGATTGCGGACATTGCCCGCAAATTCAGGCCAGGGACATATTCGTGAACGCTGTACTCGAGTTCATCGACGGCTAG
- a CDS encoding hydantoinase/oxoprolinase family protein, whose amino-acid sequence MRFAVDTGGTFTDLIVEDDDNGLHMYKASTTPGDPINGVLDSLKLAADDFGLGLDALLAKGELFIHGTTHAINAIVTGNTAKTAFLTTEGHRDILVFREGGRMEPFNFTVPYPQPYLPRALSYEVPGRILSDASEMAPLDEGRVVEILEDLKAKEVEAVAVCLLWSIINSSHEDRVGELIEQHLPGVPYTLSHILNPSLREYRRASSAAIDASLKPLMSAYMHNLTGRLSDAGFGGRVLIVTSQGGMMDAVDVAEHPIHLINSGPSMAPVSGRYFAREDEGSDTAVIADTGGTTYDVSLVRRGRIPWTRETWIGQPYRGHMTGFPSVDVKSIGAGGGSIAWVDDGGMLHVGPQSAGAVPGPSCYGQGGDKPTVTDASLVLGYLDPEFFLGGSMALDLEAANSAIKRDVADPMGIGLEDAAAAIIAIATENMVQAIVDITVNQGIDPRDAILIGGGGAAGLNSTAIGRRLGSERVVIPEVGAALSAAGAMMSDLHSQYTRTFFATSENFDAAGVNQILDGLEARCNAFIDGPGAGSISQTIEFFAEARYPEQVWEIEVPLAARRFESDADIDALVEEFHKVHEDIFAINDPESSIEVVGWTASVKCLLNESESGSLAAAETTASVDGTRKVYFAETGYVDATVRRFEAMKTGEVLPGPAIIESPFTTVVVDPGATAERRGSGSVSIVPGSAPAAA is encoded by the coding sequence ATGCGGTTTGCTGTCGATACGGGCGGTACGTTCACCGACCTGATTGTGGAAGATGATGACAATGGCCTTCATATGTACAAGGCCTCGACCACGCCGGGCGATCCGATCAACGGTGTGCTGGACAGTCTGAAACTTGCCGCCGACGACTTCGGTCTCGGCCTGGACGCGCTCCTGGCAAAAGGCGAGCTGTTCATTCACGGCACGACCCATGCGATCAACGCGATCGTGACCGGGAATACCGCCAAAACCGCGTTCCTGACCACCGAGGGGCATCGCGATATCCTCGTCTTCCGCGAGGGCGGGCGGATGGAGCCGTTCAACTTTACGGTTCCCTATCCGCAGCCCTACCTGCCGCGCGCGCTTTCCTATGAGGTACCGGGTCGGATTCTCTCGGATGCGTCTGAAATGGCACCCCTCGACGAAGGCCGGGTGGTGGAAATCCTCGAAGACCTCAAGGCGAAGGAGGTCGAGGCGGTCGCGGTCTGCCTCCTCTGGTCGATCATCAATTCAAGCCACGAGGACCGGGTGGGTGAACTGATCGAGCAACACCTGCCGGGCGTTCCCTATACGTTGTCTCATATTCTCAACCCGTCCCTGCGCGAATACCGACGTGCGTCATCGGCGGCGATCGACGCCTCGCTGAAGCCGTTGATGAGTGCGTACATGCACAACCTGACGGGGCGCTTGTCCGATGCAGGTTTCGGGGGGCGCGTCCTGATCGTCACGTCCCAGGGCGGCATGATGGACGCGGTGGATGTCGCCGAGCATCCGATACATCTGATCAATTCCGGGCCGTCCATGGCGCCCGTGTCCGGGCGCTACTTCGCCCGTGAGGATGAAGGTTCCGATACCGCGGTGATCGCCGATACGGGCGGCACGACCTATGACGTCAGTCTCGTGCGCCGCGGGCGGATTCCCTGGACGCGCGAAACCTGGATCGGCCAACCCTATCGCGGCCATATGACAGGCTTCCCGTCGGTCGATGTAAAATCAATCGGCGCCGGTGGTGGCTCCATCGCCTGGGTCGATGACGGTGGCATGCTGCATGTCGGGCCGCAGAGCGCTGGCGCGGTGCCGGGGCCGTCCTGCTACGGACAGGGGGGCGACAAACCGACCGTGACCGATGCGTCTCTAGTGCTCGGTTATCTCGACCCGGAATTTTTTCTGGGTGGATCTATGGCCCTCGACCTCGAGGCCGCCAACAGCGCGATCAAGCGCGACGTTGCGGACCCCATGGGAATCGGGCTCGAGGATGCCGCCGCGGCCATCATCGCGATCGCGACCGAGAATATGGTTCAGGCAATCGTCGATATCACCGTCAATCAGGGGATCGATCCCCGTGACGCGATCTTGATCGGCGGCGGCGGCGCGGCCGGATTGAACTCGACGGCAATCGGGCGACGTCTCGGCAGCGAACGTGTGGTGATCCCCGAGGTGGGTGCCGCGCTGAGTGCGGCGGGCGCGATGATGTCCGACCTGCATTCGCAATACACGCGGACATTCTTTGCAACATCGGAGAATTTCGATGCTGCGGGGGTGAATCAGATTCTTGATGGGCTCGAGGCCCGCTGCAACGCGTTCATCGATGGTCCGGGTGCCGGTTCGATCAGCCAGACGATCGAGTTCTTTGCCGAGGCGCGCTACCCCGAACAGGTGTGGGAAATCGAGGTGCCGCTGGCCGCCCGCCGGTTCGAAAGTGACGCCGATATCGACGCGCTCGTCGAGGAGTTCCACAAGGTTCACGAGGATATTTTCGCTATCAACGATCCGGAATCGAGCATCGAAGTCGTGGGCTGGACCGCGTCGGTGAAATGCCTGCTGAATGAAAGCGAGAGCGGTTCCCTGGCGGCGGCAGAAACGACCGCGTCAGTGGATGGGACGCGCAAGGTTTATTTCGCGGAGACAGGCTATGTGGATGCGACGGTCCGCAGGTTCGAGGCGATGAAGACCGGTGAAGTGCTGCCGGGCCCGGCGATCATCGAATCGCCATTCACGACGGTGGTGGTGGACCCCGGGGCAACGGCGGAACGGCGCGGATCGGGAAGCGTCTCGATTGTGCCCGGCTCTGCACCGGCGGCGGCATAG
- a CDS encoding XRE family transcriptional regulator produces MDDLRTESGSINGLTLGTKVRALRKAQGNTLAEVSQATGLSISALSKIENDQVSPTFTNLMRLAEGLRISLGDLVTLKQDEGNVSARMTVSRQLDTVFRSTPKYDMYALCSELRRKRMTPLIERVKADEPSPLDGMVSHSGEEFFYVLNGAIEVHTEHYSPVRLEKGDSAYLDSTMAHTLVAMDGKDADILMVWLGPSPVGSEDGASMAEAILNHDC; encoded by the coding sequence ATGGACGATTTGCGGACCGAAAGCGGATCGATCAACGGACTGACTCTGGGTACCAAGGTGCGGGCGCTCCGCAAAGCGCAAGGCAATACCCTGGCCGAAGTCTCGCAAGCCACCGGATTGTCGATCTCCGCCTTGTCCAAAATCGAGAACGATCAGGTCTCGCCGACATTTACGAACCTGATGCGCCTGGCCGAAGGCCTGCGGATATCACTCGGCGATCTGGTGACGCTGAAGCAAGACGAGGGCAATGTTTCTGCGCGCATGACCGTCAGCCGCCAGTTGGATACGGTTTTCCGCTCGACCCCGAAATACGATATGTACGCCCTCTGCTCGGAACTGCGGCGAAAGCGCATGACGCCGCTGATCGAACGGGTCAAGGCCGATGAGCCCAGCCCGCTCGATGGCATGGTGTCTCATTCCGGCGAAGAATTTTTCTATGTACTGAATGGTGCCATCGAAGTGCACACCGAGCATTACAGCCCGGTTCGCCTGGAGAAAGGCGATAGCGCCTATCTCGACAGCACGATGGCCCACACCCTGGTCGCGATGGACGGCAAGGATGCCGACATCCTCATGGTGTGGCTCGGCCCGTCCCCGGTTGGCTCGGAAGACGGGGCGTCGATGGCCGAGGCAATCCTGAACCACGATTGCTGA
- a CDS encoding TetR/AcrR family transcriptional regulator, translating to MAQARKRSRNASETKASIIHEAATLFATRGYERTSLEAIAGAIGISAPALYYHFDSKDEILFATLENTLVQLNRMSADMVAAAGAAPLEQLRGFVRAHVQHDVGNADIMPMLNAGLYNVDQLIGGLPAARRRMLTQMQRDFLDRLRGILIAGEKDGTFVFDNVTTTAFAIIGIVDFAVYWFRNEGALSVENLADQYSDLAVRMAGARNG from the coding sequence ATGGCCCAGGCACGAAAGCGTTCGCGAAACGCCAGTGAGACCAAAGCGTCGATTATTCACGAGGCGGCCACACTGTTTGCAACGCGCGGGTATGAGCGAACCAGCCTCGAGGCGATCGCCGGTGCGATCGGGATCAGCGCCCCGGCGCTGTACTATCATTTCGATTCAAAAGACGAGATTCTGTTCGCCACGCTGGAGAATACGCTGGTCCAGCTGAACCGGATGTCTGCCGATATGGTCGCCGCGGCGGGAGCCGCGCCGCTCGAACAGTTGCGCGGCTTTGTCCGGGCGCATGTCCAGCATGATGTCGGCAACGCGGATATCATGCCAATGCTGAACGCGGGCCTCTACAATGTCGACCAGCTTATTGGCGGGCTCCCGGCGGCGCGCCGTCGCATGCTGACCCAGATGCAACGCGACTTTCTGGACCGGCTTCGTGGCATCCTGATCGCGGGCGAAAAAGACGGAACCTTCGTATTCGACAACGTCACCACAACCGCGTTCGCGATCATCGGAATCGTCGATTTCGCGGTTTACTGGTTTCGCAACGAGGGGGCGTTGTCCGTCGAAAATCTCGCGGATCAATATAGCGACCTTGCGGTCCGCATGGCGGGTGCCAGGAACGGCTGA
- a CDS encoding ABC transporter ATP-binding protein, with protein sequence MVELVIKDLDAGYGAVTVLNKVSIEVPNGQTVALLGTNGNGKSTLMRCVSGLIKPSAGSIELREDDGTVIDLTAASPQEIVEAGVAQVPEGRRLFPDLTVEENLTLGAYRQAARATLATNLDYAFTLFPRLAERKTQLAGSMSGGEQQMLAVGRALMSDPRLLLVDEPSVGLAPILVSQMITKIGELGESRGLTILMAEQNFNQAIRIADKGYIIVHGEIAFASKDATDLRENDMVKSYYLGA encoded by the coding sequence ATGGTTGAGCTTGTTATCAAGGATCTGGACGCCGGATACGGCGCGGTCACTGTTTTGAACAAAGTGTCGATCGAGGTGCCGAACGGGCAGACCGTCGCGTTGTTGGGTACTAACGGCAACGGCAAGTCGACCCTCATGCGCTGTGTCTCGGGCCTGATCAAGCCCAGCGCGGGCTCGATAGAGCTGCGTGAGGACGACGGTACCGTCATCGATCTGACCGCGGCGTCTCCCCAGGAGATCGTCGAGGCCGGCGTGGCCCAGGTGCCCGAAGGGCGCCGATTGTTCCCGGATCTGACGGTCGAGGAAAACCTTACACTCGGCGCCTATCGTCAGGCGGCCCGTGCGACGCTGGCAACCAATCTCGACTACGCCTTCACGCTGTTCCCACGGCTTGCCGAGCGTAAAACACAGCTCGCCGGTAGCATGAGTGGTGGTGAACAGCAGATGCTGGCCGTGGGTCGTGCGCTGATGAGCGACCCGAGGCTTCTTCTGGTCGATGAGCCTTCGGTCGGTCTGGCACCGATTCTGGTCAGTCAGATGATCACGAAGATCGGTGAGCTTGGTGAAAGCCGAGGGCTCACCATTCTGATGGCCGAGCAGAATTTCAACCAGGCCATCCGTATCGCCGACAAGGGCTACATCATTGTCCATGGCGAGATCGCGTTCGCGAGTAAGGACGCAACCGATCTTCGCGAGAACGACATGGTGAAGAGCTACTATCTCGGGGCTTAA
- a CDS encoding aminotransferase class IV: MSIPNQRTVYLNGDYIPENEARIPFRDRGVKYGDAVFDTTRTFGHEIFKLREHLERLYRSLRYIGIDPGMSLDEMAAVTEEVVRRNLPTIAADEDLWVSQRITRGIVDPNERSAWPDYVGPTVIVECLPLPLSTRAKVYRDGIDMIVSSVRRTAPDMLSPRAKTHNYLNLIMADEEVSAQNPEAYALMLDHNGNVAEGRGSNVFFVSEGRLFTPQERYVLPGISRQTVMELAVKIGIPCEEKDFDLYDAYNADEAFISSTSFCICPCRSVSGRVFGDGAVPGPITRQLMDAYVEHVGFDWVEQYARYPVQDTPRL, encoded by the coding sequence TTGTCGATACCGAACCAGCGGACCGTCTACCTGAATGGTGACTACATTCCCGAGAACGAAGCGCGGATTCCCTTCCGCGATCGCGGAGTGAAATACGGAGACGCGGTGTTCGACACGACGCGCACCTTCGGCCACGAGATATTCAAGCTGCGCGAGCATCTGGAACGCCTGTATCGCTCCCTGCGCTATATTGGGATCGATCCCGGCATGTCGCTGGACGAGATGGCGGCGGTCACCGAAGAAGTGGTGCGCCGGAACCTGCCGACGATCGCCGCGGATGAGGATCTTTGGGTGTCCCAGCGGATCACGCGCGGGATCGTCGACCCGAACGAACGCTCCGCCTGGCCGGATTACGTTGGCCCCACGGTGATCGTGGAATGTCTGCCGTTGCCGCTGTCCACCCGCGCGAAGGTCTATCGCGACGGGATCGACATGATCGTGTCATCGGTCCGTCGGACGGCACCCGACATGCTGAGTCCGCGGGCCAAGACCCACAATTACCTGAATCTCATCATGGCCGACGAGGAAGTCTCGGCCCAAAACCCAGAGGCCTACGCGCTGATGCTGGACCATAACGGCAATGTTGCGGAGGGTCGGGGCAGCAATGTGTTTTTCGTTTCCGAGGGCCGTCTTTTTACCCCCCAGGAGCGCTACGTGCTGCCGGGTATCAGCCGCCAGACCGTGATGGAGCTTGCCGTGAAGATCGGTATCCCATGCGAGGAAAAGGATTTCGATCTATACGACGCCTACAATGCCGACGAGGCATTCATTTCCTCGACGAGTTTCTGCATCTGCCCTTGCCGCAGCGTCAGCGGGCGCGTGTTCGGAGACGGCGCTGTGCCCGGGCCGATCACCAGGCAGTTGATGGACGCCTATGTCGAGCATGTCGGTTTCGACTGGGTCGAACAATACGCGCGCTATCCGGTGCAGGACACGCCGCGCCTCTAG
- a CDS encoding xanthine dehydrogenase family protein molybdopterin-binding subunit has protein sequence MAKYGVGQPVRRNEDPRLLTGRGKFNDDLPRDGEAMSYVLRSPHAHADIRSIDKTVAEAMPGVLGVLTGQDLIEDGIGVFPGPPPFFAALTKPDGSPLVYPPQHALTSDRVRYVGDPVAFVVAETLEQARDAAEAIDVDYAPLPAVVETDAAMNGGAVQIWDDVPKNFLFQAQIGDADATEKAFEAADHISSVRLVNQRIVQNSMEVRGAIGSYDADDERYTIYTSNQNRHLLRSWLAGAFFKCEPTKIRVLVDDVGGGFGMKTHPYPEQVLVLVAAKRLGRKVRWISDRTEAFLSDLHGRDHISDCELALDKDGKFLAVRVKTVANIGAYSCSAGVSVPTQIGPKILTSVYDVPLADVEVKCVVTNTAPVGPYRGAGRPEAIYVMERLVDVAAHDLRIDPLEIRRRNLISNDRFPYTNAVGTTYDSGAFEENMDLVAKLADWDSHETRRADARKRGKLSGIAVSQYLETTAGNPTESAEVEVGDDQVIVRVGTQPMGQGHDTSFMQLVSEKLGIDFEQVRIDTSDSDNLPDGGGSHGSRTSHIGSVAALNSSDEVISKGILIASEMLETAAVDIEFTDGEFRVAGTDRAVTLFDVARHARTSTTLPEELQGALNGTDTHTIENWSYPNGCHICELEIDEDTGVIDIVRYCAIDDVGKVINPMLVAGQVHGGVAQGVGQAIMENTFYDPQNGQMITSSFMDYTMPRADDLPMIELDTNEVPCKTNILGVKGAGEAGALVAPPVVIAAIANALREYDVSHIDMPATPERIWELMQSPKAA, from the coding sequence ATGGCGAAATACGGTGTTGGACAACCGGTGCGGCGCAACGAAGACCCAAGACTTCTGACGGGCCGCGGTAAATTCAATGATGACCTGCCCCGTGACGGCGAGGCCATGAGCTATGTCCTCCGTTCACCTCACGCACATGCCGATATCCGCTCCATCGACAAGACCGTAGCCGAGGCGATGCCCGGGGTGCTCGGCGTGTTGACCGGCCAGGACCTCATCGAAGACGGCATCGGCGTGTTCCCCGGTCCCCCGCCATTCTTCGCCGCGCTGACCAAGCCCGACGGATCGCCTCTGGTTTATCCACCCCAACATGCCCTGACATCTGATCGGGTGCGATATGTGGGCGACCCCGTGGCGTTTGTCGTGGCAGAGACACTCGAGCAGGCGCGCGACGCGGCGGAAGCAATCGACGTCGACTATGCCCCCCTTCCCGCCGTCGTCGAGACCGACGCGGCGATGAACGGCGGTGCCGTTCAGATCTGGGACGATGTGCCGAAGAATTTCCTGTTCCAGGCCCAGATCGGCGACGCCGACGCCACCGAGAAGGCCTTCGAGGCGGCAGATCACATCTCGTCGGTCCGCCTCGTCAATCAGCGCATCGTCCAGAACTCCATGGAAGTGCGCGGCGCGATCGGCAGCTACGACGCCGATGACGAGCGCTACACCATCTATACATCGAACCAGAATCGTCATCTTTTGCGCAGCTGGCTTGCCGGCGCCTTCTTCAAGTGCGAGCCGACGAAAATCCGCGTCCTTGTCGATGATGTTGGCGGCGGGTTCGGCATGAAAACCCACCCCTACCCCGAACAGGTACTGGTGCTCGTCGCCGCGAAGCGCCTCGGACGGAAAGTCCGCTGGATCAGCGATCGTACCGAAGCGTTTCTCAGCGACCTGCACGGCCGCGATCACATTTCGGATTGCGAGCTGGCCCTGGACAAGGATGGAAAATTCCTGGCCGTGCGTGTGAAAACCGTCGCAAACATCGGCGCCTATTCCTGTTCGGCCGGCGTCTCGGTCCCCACCCAGATCGGGCCGAAGATCCTCACCAGCGTCTATGACGTCCCGCTCGCCGACGTGGAAGTGAAATGCGTCGTCACCAACACCGCCCCGGTCGGGCCCTATCGCGGTGCGGGCCGCCCGGAGGCCATCTATGTGATGGAGCGACTGGTGGATGTCGCGGCACATGATCTCCGCATCGATCCGCTGGAAATCCGGCGACGCAACCTGATCTCCAACGACCGGTTCCCCTATACCAACGCCGTCGGAACCACCTACGACAGCGGCGCGTTCGAGGAGAATATGGACCTTGTCGCAAAGCTGGCCGACTGGGACAGCCACGAAACACGTCGGGCTGATGCCCGCAAAAGAGGCAAACTCAGCGGCATCGCGGTCAGCCAGTATCTGGAGACGACAGCCGGCAACCCGACGGAAAGCGCCGAAGTGGAGGTCGGAGACGATCAGGTTATTGTTCGGGTCGGCACCCAGCCAATGGGCCAGGGCCATGACACATCATTCATGCAGCTCGTCTCCGAGAAACTCGGTATCGATTTCGAGCAGGTCCGGATCGACACCAGCGACAGCGACAACCTGCCCGACGGCGGCGGTAGCCATGGCTCCAGAACCAGCCATATCGGCAGTGTCGCGGCGCTGAATTCCAGCGACGAGGTCATCTCCAAGGGCATCCTGATCGCATCGGAGATGCTTGAGACCGCAGCCGTCGATATCGAGTTCACGGATGGCGAGTTCCGTGTTGCAGGTACGGACCGTGCCGTGACCCTTTTCGACGTTGCCAGACATGCCCGCACCTCCACCACCCTTCCCGAGGAATTGCAGGGCGCGCTGAACGGCACCGACACCCACACGATCGAGAATTGGAGCTATCCGAATGGCTGCCATATCTGCGAACTGGAGATCGATGAAGACACCGGTGTCATCGATATCGTCCGCTACTGCGCGATCGACGATGTGGGCAAGGTGATCAACCCGATGCTCGTCGCCGGCCAGGTGCATGGCGGGGTCGCACAGGGTGTCGGACAGGCGATCATGGAGAACACTTTCTACGACCCGCAGAACGGCCAGATGATCACCAGTTCATTCATGGACTACACCATGCCGCGTGCCGACGATTTGCCGATGATAGAGCTCGACACGAACGAGGTGCCCTGCAAGACAAACATACTGGGCGTGAAAGGGGCCGGCGAAGCCGGTGCGTTGGTCGCCCCGCCGGTTGTCATCGCCGCAATTGCGAACGCTCTGCGGGAATACGATGTGTCCCATATCGACATGCCCGCGACACCGGAGCGGATTTGGGAGCTGATGCAATCTCCGAAAGCGGCATAA